tgcagcacctgtggaagagcctgtcactctagaattggcctttttagccactccaggcgctgcttcacaaaccactgaccacctccaggtgcgtatccattgtctctcgagataaggaggcccaaaagaaaaagaagaaaagaaagaacagaacactgtacagaaaaatgtatggagcactatacagtacaccatacagaacactgtactgataactgtatggagcactatacagaacacaatacagaacactgtactgataactgtatggagcactatacagtacacaatacagaacactgtactgaaaactgtatggagcactaaacagaacacaatacagaacactgtactgaaaacggtatggagcactatacagtacacaatacagaacactgtaaagaaaactgtacagaaaactgtatggagcactatacataacacaatacagaacactgtactgataactgtatggagcactatacagaacacaatacagaacactgtactgataactgtatagagcactatacagaacacaatacagaacactgtactgataactgtatggagcactatacagaacacaatacagaacactgtactgataactgtatggagcacaatacagaacacaatacagaacactgtactgataactgtatggagcactatacagaacacaatacagaacactgtactgataactgtatggagcactaaaaggaacacaatacagaacactgtactgaaaactgtatggagcacGATACAGTACaccatacagaacactgtactgataactgtatggagcactatacagaacacaatacagaacactgtactgataactgtatggagcactatacagtacacaatacagaacactgtactgaaaactgtatggagcactaaacagaacacaatacagaacactgtactgataactgtatggagcactatacagaacacaatacagaacactgtacagaaaactgtatggagcactatgcaGAAAACCATACTGAACACTGTacagaaaactgtatggagcactcaACAGAAAaccatacagaacactgtactgaaaacTGTGTGGAGCacgatacagaacacaatacagaacactgtacagaaaactgtatggagcactatacagaacacaatacagaacactgtactgataactgtatggagcactatacagtacacaatacagaacactgtactgaaacCAGTATGGAGCACTAAACagtacacaatacagaacactgtactgaaaacgtaatggagcactatacagtacacaatacagaacactgtaaagAAAACTGTACAGAAAACTGTATGGAACACTATAcataacacaatacagaacactgtactgataactgtatggagcactatacagaacacaatacagaacactgtactgataactgtatagagcactatacagaacacaatacagaacactgtactgataactgtatggagcactatacagaaaacaatacaaaacacaatacagaaaactgtatggagcactatacggtacacaatacagaacactgtactgataactgtatggagcactatacagaaaacaatacagaacactgtaaagAAAACTGTgcagaaaactgtatggagcactatacagaacacaatacagaacactgtactgataactgtatggagcactatacagaacacaatacagaacactgtgctgataactgtatggagcactatactgaacacaatacagaacactgtactgataactgtatagagcactatacagaacacaatacagaacactgtactgataactgtatggagcactatacagaacacaatacagaacactgtactgataactgtatggagcacaatacagaacacaatacagaacactgtactgataactgtatggagcactatacagaacacaatacagaacactgtactgataactgtatggagcactaaacagaacacaatacagaacactgtactgaaaactgtatggagcacGATACAGTACaccatacagaacactgtactgataactgtatggagcactatacagaacacaatacagaacactgtactgataactgtatggagcactatacagtacacaatacagaacactgtactgaaaactgtatggagcactaaacagaacacaatacagaacactgtactgataactgtatggagcactatacagaacacaatacagaacactgtacagaaaactgtatggagcactatgcaGAAAACCATACTGAACACTGTacagaaaactgtatggagcactcaACAGAAAaccatacagaacactgtactgaaaacTGTGTGGAGCacgatacagaacacaatacagaacactgtacagaaaactgtatggagcactatacagaacacaatacagaacactgtactgataactgtatggagcactatacagtacacaatacagaacactgtactgaaaacAGTATGGAGCACTAAACagtacacaatacagaacactgtactgaaaacgtaatggagcactatacagtacacaatacagaacactgtaaagaaaactgtacagaaaactgtatggagcactatacataacacaatacagaacactgtactgataactgtatggagcactatacagaacacaatacagaacactgtactgataactgtatagagcactatacagaacacaatacagaacactgtactgataactgtatggagcactatacagaaaacaatacaaaacacaatacagaaaactgtatggagcactatacggtacacaatacagaacactgtactgataactgtatggagcactatacagaaaacaatacagaacactgtaaagAAAACTGTgcagaaaactgtatggagcactatacagaacacaatacagaacactgtactgataactgtatggagcactatacagaacacaatacagaacactgtgctgataactgtatggagcactatactgaacacaatacagaacactgtactgataactgtatggagcactaaaaggaacacaatacagaaaactgtatggagcactatacagtacacaATACAGACCACTGTACTGAtagctgtatggagcactatacagaaaacAATACAGAACAATGTAAAGAAAACTGGGCAGAAAACTggatggagcactatacagtacacaatacagaacaagacagaggcgcaaggggagagccaactgtgcaacagccccaacaaacatatttctctgcagcacctgtggaagagcctgtcactccagaattggcctttatagccactccaggcgctgcttcacaaaccactgaccacctccaggcgcgtatccattgtctctcgagataaggaggcccaaaagaaaaagaagaaaagaaagaacagaacactgtacagaaaactgtatggagcactatacagtacaccatacagaacactgtactgataactgtatggagcactatacagaacacaatacagaacactgtactgataactgtatggagcactatacagtacacaatacagaacactgtactgaaaactgtatggagcacaaaacagaacacaatacagaacactgtactgaaaacggtatggagcactatacagtacacaATGCAGAACACTGTAAAGAAAACTGTacagaaaactgtatggagcactatacataacacaatacagaacactgtactgataactgtatggagcactatacagaacacaatacagaacactgtactgataactgtatggagcactatacagaacacaatacagaacactgtactgataactgtatagagcactatacagaacacaatacagaacactgtactgataactgtatggagcactaaaaggaacacaatacagaacactgtactgataactgtatggagcactatacagaacacaatacagaacactgtactgataactgtatggagcactatacagaacacaatacagaacactgtactgataactgtatggagcactatactgaacacaatacagaacactgtactgataactgtatggagcactaaaaggaacacaatacagaacactgtactgataactgtatggagcactatacagaacacaatacagaacactgtactgataactgtatggagcactaaacagaacacaatacagaacactgtactgaaaacggtatggagcactatacagtacacaatacagaacactgtaaagaaaactgtacagaaaactgtatggagcactatacataacacaatacagaacactgtactgataactgtatggagcactatacagaacacaatacagaacattgtactgataactgtatggagcactatacagaacacaatacagaacactgtactgataactgtatggagcactatacagaacacaatacagaacactgtactgaaaactgtatggagcactatacagaaaaccatactgaacactgtacagaaaactgtatggagcactcaACAGAAAaccatacagaacactgtactgaaaacTGTGTGGAGCacgatacagaacacaatacagaacactgtacagaaaactgtatggagcactatacagaacacaatacagaacactgtactgataactgtatggagcactatacagtacacaatacagaacactgtactgaaagctgtatggagcactaaacagtacacaatacagaacactgtactgaaaacggtatggagcactatacagtacacaatacagaacactgtaaagaaaactgtacagaaaactgtatggagcactatacataacacaatacagaacactgtactgataactgtatggagcactatacagaacacaatacagaacactgtactgataactgtatggagcactatacagaacacaatacagaacactgtactgataactgtatagagcactatacagaacacaatacagaacactgtactgataactgtatggagcactatacagaaaacaatacaaaacacaatacagaaaactgtatggagcactatacggtacacaatacagaacactgtactgataactgtatggagcactatacagaaaacAATAGAGAACACTGTAAAGAAAACTGTgcagaaaactgtatggagcactatacagtacacaatacagaacactgtacagaaaactgtatggagcactatacagtacacaATACAGACCACTGTACTGATAGCtgcatggagcactatacagaaaacaatacagaacactgtaaagAAAACTGTgcagaaaactgtatggagcactatacagtacacaatacagaacaagacagaggcgcaaggggagagccaactgtgcaacagccccaacaaacaaatttctctgcagcacctgtggaagagcctgtcactccagaattggcctttatagccactcccggcgctgcttcacaaaacactgaccacctccaggcgcgtatccattgtctctcgagataaggaggcccaaaagaaaaagaagaaaagaaagaacaggacactgtacagaaaactgtatggagcactatacagtacaccatacagaacactgtactgataactgtatggagcactatacagaacacaatacagaacactgtactgataactgtatggagcactatacagtacacaatacagaacactgtactgaaaactgtatggagcactaaacagaacacaatacagaacactgtactgaaaacggtatggagcactatacagtacacaatacagaacactgtaaagaaaactgtacagaaaactgtatggagcactatacataacacaatacagaacactgtactgataactgtatggagcactatacagaacacaatacagaacactgtactgataactgtatggagcactatacagaacacaatacagaacactgtactgataactgtatagagcactatacagaacacaatacagaacactgtactgataactgtatggagcactatacagaacacaatacagaacactgtactgataactgtatggagcactatacagaacacaatacagaacactgtactgataactgtatggagcactatacagaacacaatacagaacactgtactgataactgtatggagcactatactgaacacaatacagaacactgtactgataactgtatggagcactaaaaggaacacaatacagaacactgtactgataactgtatggagcactatacagaacacaatacagaacactgtactgataactgtatggagcactaaacagAACACAATATAGAACACTGTACTGAAAtcggtatggagcactatacagtacacaatacagaacactgtaaagaaaactgtacagaaaactgtatggagcactatacataacacaatacagaacactgtaccgataactgtatggagcactatacagaacacaatacagaacactgtactgataactgtatggagccctatactgaacacaatacagaacactgtacggataactgtatggagcactatactgaacacaatacagaacactgtactgataactgtatggagcactaaaaggaacataatacagaacactgtactgataactgtatggagcactatacagaacacaatacagaacactgtactgataactgtatggagcactatacagaacacaatacagaacactgtactgataactgtatggagcactatacagaacacaatacagaacactgtactgataactgtatggagcactatacagaacacaatacagaacactgtactgataactgtatggagcactatacagaacacaacacagaacactgtactgataactgtatggagcactatacagaacacaatacagaacactgtactgataactgtatggagcactatacagaaaacAGTACAAAACACAATGCAGAAAACTTTATGGAGCACTATCCAGaaaacaatacagaacactgtacagaAAACTGTACGGAAAAcgttatggagcactatacagaaaacAATACAAATCACAATacagaaaactgtatggagcactatacggtacacaatacagaacactgtactgataactgtatggagcactatacagaaaacaatacagaacactgtatagAAAACTGTgcagaaaactgtatggagcactatacagtacacaatacagaacactgtacagaaaactgtatggagcactatacaggacacaatacagaacactgtactgataactgtctggagcactatacagaacacaatacagaacactgtactgataactgtatggagcactatacagtacacaatacagaacactgtactgaaaactgtatggagcactaaacagaacacaatacagaacactgtactgaaaacggtatggagcactatacagtacacaatacagaacactgtaaagaaaactgtacagaaaactgtatggagcactatacataacacaatacagaacactgtactgataactgtatggagcactatacagaacacaatacagaacactgtactgataactgcatggagcactatacagaacacaatacagaacactgtactgataactgtatggagcactatacagtgcacaatacagaacactgtactgaaaactgtatggagcactaaacagaacacaatacagaacactgtactgaaaacggtatggagcactatacagtacacaatacagaacactgtaaagaaaactgtacagaaaactgtatggagcactatacataaaacaatacagaacactgtaccgataactgtatggagcactatacagaacacaatacagaacactgtactgataactgtatggagcactatacagaacacaatacagaacactgtactgttaactgtatggagcactatacagaacacaatacagaacactgtactgataactgcatGGAGCACTATactgaacacaatacagaacactgtactgataactgtatggagcactaaagggaacacaatacagaacactgtactgataactgtatggagcactatacagaacacaatacagaacactgtactgataactgtatggagcactatacagaacacaatacagaacactgtactgataactgtatggagcactatacagaacacaatacagaacactggactgataactgtatggagcactaaaaggaacacaatacagaacactgtactgataactgtatggagcactatacagaacacaatacagaacactgtactgataactgtatggagcactatacagaacacaatacagaaaactgtactgataactgtatggagcactatacagaacacaatacagaacactgtactgatagctgtatggagcactatacagaacacaatacagaacactgtactgaaaactgtatggagcactgtACAGAAAAACATACTGTACACTGTacagaaaactgtatggagcactcaACAGAAAaccatacagaacactgtactgaaaacTGTGTGGAGCacgatacagaacacaatacagaacactgtacagaaaactgtatggagcactatacagaacacaatacagaacactgtactgataactgtatggagcactatacagtacacaatacagaacactgtaaagaaaactgtacagaaaactgtatggagcactatacataacacaatacagaacactgtactgataactgtatggagcactatacagaacacaatacagaacactgtactgataactgtatggagcactatacagaacacaatacagaacactgtactgataactgtatagatcactatacagaacacaatacagaacactgtactgataactgtatggagcactatgcagaaaacaatacaaaacacaatacagaaaactgtatggagcactatacggtacacaatacagaacactgtactgataactgtatggagcactatacagaaaacaatacagaacactgtaaagAAAACTGTgcagaaaactgtatggagcactatacagaacacaatacagaacactgtactgataactgtatggagcactatacagaacacaatacagaacactgtgctgataactgtatggagcactatactgaacacaatacagaacactgtactgataactgtatggagcactatacagaacacaatacagaacactgtactgataactgtatggagcactatacagaacacaatacagaacactgtactgataactgtatggagcactatacagaacacaatacagaacactgtgctgataactgtatggagcactctactgaaca
This window of the Heterodontus francisci isolate sHetFra1 chromosome 27, sHetFra1.hap1, whole genome shotgun sequence genome carries:
- the LOC137384921 gene encoding fap1 adhesin-like, with translation MQKTILNTVQKTVWSTQQKTIQNTVLKTVWSTIQNTIQNTVQKTVWSTIQNTIQNTVLITVWSTIQYTIQNTVLKTVWSTKQYTIQNTVLKTTKQNTIQNTVLKTVWSTIQYTMQNTVKKTVQKTVWSTIHNTIQNTVLITKTVWSTQQKTIQNTVLKTVWSTIQNTIQNTVQKTVWSTIQNTIQNTNTVLITVWSTIQKTIENTVKKTVQKTVWSTIQYTIQNTVQKTVWSTIQYTIQTTVLIAAWSTIQKTIQNTVKKTVQKTHYTENSTKHNAENFMEHYPENNTEHCTENCTENVMEHYTENNTNHNTENCMEHYTVHNTEHCTDNCMEHYTENNTEHCIENCAENCMEHYTVHNTEHSVWSTIQNTIQNTVLKTVWSTVQKNILYTVQKTVWSTQQKTIQNTVLKTVWSTIQNTIQNTVQKTVWSTIQNTIQNTNTVLITVWSTIQKTIQNTVKKTVQKTVWSTIQYTIQNTVQKTVWSTIQYTIQTTVLIAVWSTIQKTIQNTVKKTVQKTNTIQNTVLKTVWSTMQKTILNTVQKTVWSTQQKTIQNTVLKTVWSTIQNTIQNTVQKTVWSTIQNTVQNTVQKIVQSTFYRALSSIALSNIHKIMQNIVHSSVQSTTPSSVRSTLNSNTVQVKSSDEKRIQNVKPAYGQHPFCMDHTAAGAHF